Genomic window (Candidatus Eisenbacteria bacterium):
GCGCCGTCGTGCACGGACGACGATTCCGAGACGCCGGCCCACGCGGACGTTGGCGCGCTCGTTGCACTTCCCGCGCAGTGATGGCGAACACCGAGACACGCTGCGAGCCCGACGCGGGGCGCGTCGTCCCCTCGATCGATCGCGACCGGTGCGAGGCCAAGGCCGATTGCGTCGCCGTCTGTCCGTTCGACGTCTTCGAGGTGCGGACGCTCACCCCCGAGGAGCGGACCCCGCTCTCGATCCTCGGGCGCCTGAAGCTGCTCGTCCACGGCGGCAAGCAGGCGTTCGCGGTGCGGGCGGAGGCCTGCCACGCCTGCGGCCGGTGCGTCGTCGCCTGCCCCGAGGGGGCGATCTCCCTCATCGATCGGTAGAAGCGTCTCCACGGGAACAGGCAGTGCGGGACGGAGGCACGCGCGATCGCCGTGGTAGCTTCCGCGCGTACCTCGCCTGCCGCGCCAGCTCCGCTGGCCGCGGCAGACCGGGCGCGCGTTCCACGAACGCCTCGTACTCGGACCGGGCCCAACACGCAGTCTTGGGTCGGCGCATCAACGGAAGAGCTTGTCGAGGCCCCGCTTTAGGCGGTCGACGGTGGAGCCCTTCTTGTCGCCCGACTTGCCGTCGCCGCCGCCGCCGAGCAGATGCTCGACGGAGTCGGCAGTGAAGACCTTGCGCACGACGCGGCCGACGAACTCCTCGTCGGGACGCGGGCGCACGTTCGGCATCGTGCCCGTCACCCGGAACGGGATCGCGATGCGCCCGGCGTCGTCGGTGATGAGGCTCGCCTCCTTGAAGGCACCGATGATGTCGCGGGTCAGGCGCTCGGAGGCCGAAAGCGTCGCCGTGGCGTCGACGTGCTGGTCGAACGTGACGACGCCCTTGCCGCGGATGGTGTAGTCTTCGGCCGACACGACGAACGGATCCATGTGGATGCGGGCGCTCGCGATCTGCGCGTCGGCCGAGAGCTGTGTGAAGCGGGTGTCGTCGGTCGCGAAGATGTCCGGATACCGATCGCGGATCCGCGGCGGAACGAGGGTCACCAGGCCCCCCATGCCCGTCACGCCGGTGAGGACGCCGTCGGCCAGGTTCAGCTCGCGAATGGTGCCGTTGCGAATCTCGGCGTGGCCGTCGGCGGTGAACGTCTGGCGCACCACCCTGGCATCGCCGGCCGTCGCGGCCACGCTGCCGTTCGCGTCGAGCCGCCCGCGCACGCGCGCGGCCGCGGGCGAGCCCCCGGCGGCGAGGAGCTGCTCGACCGCGAGGCCCTTGGCCGTACCCTCGAGCGCGACCGTCGGGGCGCCGCTGCGGTAGTCGATGCGGCCGTGTCCCTCGACCGCACCGCCGAAGAGCTGGACGGCGAGCCGCTCGATCGTCGCCACGCGCTCCTGCTCGCTCGCGTCGAGCTCGAGGTTCCCGAGCGCGACCCCGTTCGCCTCGAGCGCCGCGGCGCGCACCCGCACGCTGGCGACGGGGCGCCCGGCGTCGTCGCGACGGACGGTGCCCGTCGTCAGGAGATCGGCGACCTCGAGCAGCGGGCCGTGCACCGCGAGATGCGTTTCGACGGGCACGTCGCGCGCGAACGGCGGCTCCCCGACCGGCCCCACCTCGCCCGTGAGGCGCACGCGCGTCGCGGGCTCGCCTTGCAGCGTCGCTTCCAGCTCGACGCGCACCGGCGTCGTCTGGCCGACGTCCGAGAGCGCCAGGTGCAGCGGCGCGATCGTGTGCTCGACGGGCGCCGCACCGGAGCGATCGACGAAGCGGACGACGCCGTCACGGATGTTGAGGAGCCCGACGGCGATCGCGGGGACTCCGCTCGCCCCGCCGCCGGCGCCGCCGGCGCCCGGGGATGGATCCTTCGGCGTCGCCGCGCGACGGCCGAGCGAGTCGACGTTCAGTCCCTCCGGCGTCCGGATCAGCGTGATGTGCGGGGCGTCGACGTTCACGCGCCGAACCTCGACCCTGCCCTCGAGGAGCGGCCACACGCGAACCATCGCGTGTACGGCGTCGGCGACGACGAAGGGATCCTTCGAGAAGGCGGGATCGTCGGCGATGCGAAGCTGCTCGAGGCGCACCCCGACGCCCCCCCGGAGCCCGACCGTGACGCGTCCGACCTCGACCGGGCGCCCGAATCCGGCCGACATCTCGGCCACGATCCGCTCGCGGTTGGCATCGACGATCCGCTGCAGGTTGGCGACGACCAGCGCGACCGCGGCGAGCGCGAGCCCGACGAGGATCGCGCCGATCAGGACGAGGCGTCGCATGCGCCGGATCGTTACGACGCGCTCGGCACGCTACGCACGCCGATCGCCAGCAGCAGCCCCGCCGCACCCACGAGCAGACCCAGCAGCGCCCCGGGCGCGGTCACGAACTCGCTCAGTGGCAGGGCGCTCGCCATGTTCGCGACGAAAGCCGCCCCCATGAGCCCGAGGCCGAGGACGCCGAGCGTCACGCCGCCGAGCCAGGCGAGACGGCGGAGCCCCATCACCTCCTGCCGGAGCGCGGCGTACAGCGCCGCCTTCTCGTGCGCCACCGCCACGTCGCTGCCGAGCGCCTCGAGGAACTTGAGGTCCCCTTCCCCGCGACCGCGGGGGTTGATGACCTCGATCACGCCGATCGTCCCCTGGCTCGTCCGCAGCGGCGCGCAGAGCACGACCTTCGTCGTCGTGCCGGTCGCCGCATCGACACCGGGAAAGAAGCGCGGGTCGTGCTGCGCATCGTCGATGACGATCGGCTCGCCATGGGCGAGCACCCACCCGGCGATGCCTTGCGTGGCCGGAAAGTGGATGTCGCGCAGGCCCTCCGACGAGACGTGGCTCGCAGCGCTCTGGCTCGCGACCGGGAAGCGGAACTCCTTGCGCGCCTCGTCGAGCAGGAGCAGCGCGCAGCCCTCGGCCTCGAACAGCTCACGCGTGCACCTGGTCGCGTAGGCCAGCAGCTCATCCAGGCTCGCGAACGTGGCCAGGCGGCGGTTCACCTCGCACAGGACGTCGAGCCGCTCCGCGAGCGAGGACACGGCGCTCTGACTAGGCGGGAAGCCGCCCGGAATCAAGCCGGGACGCGCTCACTGGCCCGCTGGCGCGGTCGCGCCGGGCTTGAAGCGGAAGATCTGATACGGCGCGTGGGCGCGCATGGTCGCGTTCGAGACGAAGAGCACGTCCTGGAGCGAGCTGCAGGTGAGATAGAGCCAGCCGTCGGGTCCGAACGAGAGCCCGTCGGGCCAGCGCAGCATCGGATCCTTCACGAGCGTGCGGAGCCGGCCGTCGGTGCCGAGCACCAACACGGCCGAGTGCTCCATGTCGGTCAGGTACACGTTGCGGGCGTCGTCGGTCGTGGCGCCGTCCGTGAGCGGCTTCGGCCCGTAGTTCTCGACCCGCGACTCGAGCGTCGCTCGGGAGAGCGACTCGTCGCGCAGGTCGTTCGTGGCGATGCGGTACAGGCGGTCGCCGTTCACCGGCCCGTAGAACAGCCACGCGCCCGTGCGATCGAGGGCGATCGTGTCGATGCCGATGTGCAACGCGTAGAAGCCGAGCACGATCATGTCGCGCCCCGGCGCCTGGATCAGGTAGTCCTTGGGTAGCAGCGACGGATGGCCGTCGAGGAGGCGGCGGCTCTTCTTCTCGACGCTGTCGTACACGATGATGGCGGGCGTCTGCCGGATCGGGCTCGCCTCGGCGATGTAGATGAAGCGACCGTCCGGATCGACCTGGAAGTCGTTCAGCATCGACAGGAACCCGGCCGCCTCCGGCGGGAAGTCGTAGCGATGGACCTCCTCGTTCGTCGCGAGATCGAAGGCGAGGATGCGCGGCTGGCCGCGGCCGTAGTTCGCGTAGTCGAGCGCCCACAGACGCCCCTTCCGATCGATGCGGAGCGCCAGCACGCTCTGGTAGTCGTGGTAGTCGGCGGACGGATACGGGACCGGCTTGCCGTCGACGAGCTCGTGCACCTGCGCGGGCGGGCTGCCGTCGGGATGGAGCGTGAAGAAGATCCGGCCCGTGTCGGACACCGCGATGTTGCCGGGCGGGTAGTCGAGATCGACGACCTTCTCGATCGCCGAGGACGGAATCGAGGGGGCGGTCGTCCGATCTTCGAGCCGGCCGCGCGGCCCGCAAGCCGCGGCGACGATGGCGAGCGCGAGTGCCCCGAGGACTCCCGCCTTCACTTCGCAGCCTCGAGGCGATCCACGTACTGGTGGATCCGGAGCGTGTTCGCCCCGATGTCCCCCTTCCCGTCGCGCGACTTCGACCGCACGTCGACGCGCGACGTCCCGTCCGGTTCGGGACGGATGCGGATGACGACGTCGTCCTCGAAGCGGAACACCTTGGTGGTCGCGACGGCCTCGATCGCGAAGTTCGCGGCGTCCGCGCGCGTCACGCGCCACGCCGGCATGTCGCTCGCGACGCGCAGCGCACGCTGGTACGCGACGTTCGGTGGCCCCGCGACCTTGGCGGGACGCAGGTCGCTGCAGCACACCTGCTGGACGGCGGCGAAGGCCGCCGGATAGCCCATGTCGCGGCCGACGTTCGGCCCGAGATTGGTGGCGAACACGAAGACCGGCGGATCGGCCGTGTCGGTCGTGAAGTCGTTGATCCGGGGCTGCCCCCGGCCCTGGCTCGCGATCGCGAAGAACGCGAAGCCCGCGAGGACCCCGAGCGCGCCCCCGGTGGTGAGGCCCCGCCCGCGCACGAGCTGCACGAGGCTCCAGAGGCCCACCAGCGTCGCCACGATGCCGCCCACAGCGAAGACGGCGAAGCCCGTGAGCGGCCGCGTGAGCGCGAAGTGGGAGAGCAGCGGCCCGACCAGCATGGCGAGGACGGCCAGAAATCCGATGAAGCTGCGCATCGCGCGGCCATAGCGCATCGCCGCCCGCGTGCCTACTGGCGTGCGCGGGAGCACCGTTGACCGGGGTTCCGGGCGTCCGCTACGGTCCCCGAGGCTCGATGCTCACGAACGTCGTCGCCATGA
Coding sequences:
- a CDS encoding GAF domain-containing protein, whose protein sequence is MSSLAERLDVLCEVNRRLATFASLDELLAYATRCTRELFEAEGCALLLLDEARKEFRFPVASQSAASHVSSEGLRDIHFPATQGIAGWVLAHGEPIVIDDAQHDPRFFPGVDAATGTTTKVVLCAPLRTSQGTIGVIEVINPRGRGEGDLKFLEALGSDVAVAHEKAALYAALRQEVMGLRRLAWLGGVTLGVLGLGLMGAAFVANMASALPLSEFVTAPGALLGLLVGAAGLLLAIGVRSVPSAS
- a CDS encoding L-dopachrome tautomerase-related protein gives rise to the protein MKAGVLGALALAIVAAACGPRGRLEDRTTAPSIPSSAIEKVVDLDYPPGNIAVSDTGRIFFTLHPDGSPPAQVHELVDGKPVPYPSADYHDYQSVLALRIDRKGRLWALDYANYGRGQPRILAFDLATNEEVHRYDFPPEAAGFLSMLNDFQVDPDGRFIYIAEASPIRQTPAIIVYDSVEKKSRRLLDGHPSLLPKDYLIQAPGRDMIVLGFYALHIGIDTIALDRTGAWLFYGPVNGDRLYRIATNDLRDESLSRATLESRVENYGPKPLTDGATTDDARNVYLTDMEHSAVLVLGTDGRLRTLVKDPMLRWPDGLSFGPDGWLYLTCSSLQDVLFVSNATMRAHAPYQIFRFKPGATAPAGQ
- a CDS encoding DUF1499 domain-containing protein produces the protein MRSFIGFLAVLAMLVGPLLSHFALTRPLTGFAVFAVGGIVATLVGLWSLVQLVRGRGLTTGGALGVLAGFAFFAIASQGRGQPRINDFTTDTADPPVFVFATNLGPNVGRDMGYPAAFAAVQQVCCSDLRPAKVAGPPNVAYQRALRVASDMPAWRVTRADAANFAIEAVATTKVFRFEDDVVIRIRPEPDGTSRVDVRSKSRDGKGDIGANTLRIHQYVDRLEAAK
- a CDS encoding AsmA-like C-terminal region-containing protein, with protein sequence MRRLVLIGAILVGLALAAVALVVANLQRIVDANRERIVAEMSAGFGRPVEVGRVTVGLRGGVGVRLEQLRIADDPAFSKDPFVVADAVHAMVRVWPLLEGRVEVRRVNVDAPHITLIRTPEGLNVDSLGRRAATPKDPSPGAGGAGGGASGVPAIAVGLLNIRDGVVRFVDRSGAAPVEHTIAPLHLALSDVGQTTPVRVELEATLQGEPATRVRLTGEVGPVGEPPFARDVPVETHLAVHGPLLEVADLLTTGTVRRDDAGRPVASVRVRAAALEANGVALGNLELDASEQERVATIERLAVQLFGGAVEGHGRIDYRSGAPTVALEGTAKGLAVEQLLAAGGSPAAARVRGRLDANGSVAATAGDARVVRQTFTADGHAEIRNGTIRELNLADGVLTGVTGMGGLVTLVPPRIRDRYPDIFATDDTRFTQLSADAQIASARIHMDPFVVSAEDYTIRGKGVVTFDQHVDATATLSASERLTRDIIGAFKEASLITDDAGRIAIPFRVTGTMPNVRPRPDEEFVGRVVRKVFTADSVEHLLGGGGDGKSGDKKGSTVDRLKRGLDKLFR
- a CDS encoding ferredoxin family protein — encoded protein: MANTETRCEPDAGRVVPSIDRDRCEAKADCVAVCPFDVFEVRTLTPEERTPLSILGRLKLLVHGGKQAFAVRAEACHACGRCVVACPEGAISLIDR